Proteins encoded within one genomic window of Mauremys mutica isolate MM-2020 ecotype Southern chromosome 11, ASM2049712v1, whole genome shotgun sequence:
- the PPL gene encoding periplakin: MNSLFRKRNKGKYSPSAQKKSISSKELSELIERLQKNADQVEKNIVEADSRMQNDLHKLKAGQPAQYKDHTASKLTESDKLLYVLDGDAAIARHMKHPQGDMITEDIRQLKERVANLRAKHDQIYNFTPQDVEPQVNWSKVIDEKQETLNSQGFGTDLPLVNSQVEEHNIFHNEVMAIGPHISKERDKEYMSSLQVKYQKLLSGSQQRQQDLNSLQDYMQRCTNKLYWLDQQAKDRMHYDWSDRNLDYPSRRRQYENFINRNLEEREEAVNKLHAEGDHLLAQNHPGKNPIEAHMEAVHADWKEYLNLLICEESHLKFMEDYHQFQKNATDAQELLKKVDTDLDQKYNPDFKDRYQLESLLRELDDQEKALDKYEAVVKSLQTHSLQVLPLKYRRESPLKPIPVEALCDYEGEEGQVTRGARYTLTKNNGDVWDVTDNSGNKIHVPGVCFMIPPTDPEALALTDNIASQYQSVKQKTASSKNALQQRYEGLKADGIGDAASIQVRQLLAGLDKVNSDLDKQEKAITANLRPPLEHNRAVQDSAERSKDLKNISNEVRSIEPEKAKKIQECEVFIDTVPNTGNAALVRNKVEDTKKKYDQVVQLLGAAQEKVDVSNRLEKSLQQGRDLLSAYENKLVIEDTVPEDLGALDHKKEELLAMGMELQSKRSLLNEAEQNLQKTKTCSSTLASRFQEHCPDLERQEAELHKLNQRFNNLSKQIDHRSQTLQKAKSSYSTYRSGYNEVNQFLCNIPNYEPQETDNIQQVETKLKNQMTLLGDIARKEQEVQKVSADAQQYQQAVKDYELEAEKLRSILDMENGRNGYMNKRPRLQSPAAKVKEEEAILAAKFTEVNAVNKQRLQNLEFAQNLLRQQPEVQVMQESVQTSKSERPQEEVWKIMKELDDESQRRQQLEGEIKTIQNDILHLQKQKPQETVLKKELLKKVPDPQLDESCQKMHQSLAEEQRKNQVLQDELEALNLKLRALEHERKEGGQEYIIKEVLRIEQDKAQADEILKLKEELEDLKRQEGARENEVTLLRHQITVLSDEKNKEQEKVTEKEVVKLQNDPQLEEEFRMLQENKERESTLRQKQEEELSYLQDKMKRLEKERAIAEGKITVKEVLKVEKDLATEREVNELRRQYEDEKSKGRSNEREKTELLRKIQVLEAENAKVVVQEKVREIVRPDPKAENEVANLRLELVEQERRYRGGEEQLKSCQNELAYLRNRSGQVEVKEIIKEVIKYKTDPETEKELQRLREEIVDRTRAIERADLEIYQLKQEIKTLKDTKPQVQMKEVVQEILQYREDPKTREEVESLRAQLAEEQKKHIDLERERLLQEEKIRQKEEELSQVKEKVVQQEVVKFEQDPALKAEINSFSQSIESELKQIDSLREELRKLQRKRSELERQLEELEKERHARREAELEVQRLKVRLNELEQQERETTERVTVKQKVILQQDPQQEKEHSLLKLELEEEKHRRQVLQAELEALRKKLLTLEKMEVKEKVVFSESFQVDKGDTEYEIQKLKSNLEEESRRKRELDADINHLEAKLSEVEFNNSKSSKELDFLREENHKLHLEKQNLLLETRRLQSEIELTATEARDLRNMTQTDSGVNLDSRFQALERELEELKKLSREKDAEIEQLQNRLKTVAIKREQRENHLRRSIVVIDPDTGREMSPEEAHKLGLIEWSLFVKLKSQECDWEEISIKGPTGESSVILDRKSGQEFSIEDALKSGKLTMAQYDRYLNKEMSIQELAVLVSGKK; encoded by the exons CATCTCCAGCAAGGAGCTGTCAGAGCTCATCGAGCGGCTGCAGAAAAATGCCGACCAGGTGGAAAAGAACATTGTAGAAGCCGACTCCCGAATGCAGAAT GACTTACACAAGCTCAAGGCCGGCCAGCCTGCTCAATACAAGGACCACACAGCAAGTAAACTGACCGAGTCAGATAAACTCCTCTATGTTCTGGATGGGGATGCAGCAATTGCCAGGCACATGAAACACCCACAGGGTGACATGATCACAGAAGA CATCCGGCAGCTGAAGGAGCGCGTGGCAAACCTGCGTGCGAAACACGACCAGATCTACAACTTCACTCCGCAGGACGTGGAGCCGCAGGTCAACTGGTCCAAGGTGATCGACGAGAAACAG GAAACATTGAACAGCCAGGGCTTTGGGACCGACCTGCCGCTAGTCAACAGCCAAGTGGAAGAGCACAACATCTTCCACAATGAGGTGATGGCCATCGGGCCACATATCAGCAAGGAACGGGACAAG GAATATATGAGCAGCCTCCAGGTGAAATACCAGAAGCTACTG TCAGGGTcccagcagcggcagcaggaTTTGAACTCCCTGCAGGATTACATGCAGCGCTGCACAAACAAGCTCTACTGGCTGGATCAGCAGGCCAAGGACAGAATGCATTACGATTGGAGCGACCGCAACCTGGACTACCCCAGCCGGCGCCGCCAGTACGAG AACTTCATCAATCGCAATCTAGAAGAGAGAGAGGAGGCTGTCAACAAACTACATGCGGAGGGAGACCACCTACTAGCCCAAAACCATCCTGGGAAGAACCCCATTGAG GCTCACATGGAGGCTGTCCATGCTGACTGGAAGGAatatctcaacttgctgatctgtGAGGAGAGCCATCTGAAATTCATGGAGGACTATCACCAG TTCCAGAAGAATGCTACGGATGCCCAGGAGCTGTTGAAGAAGGTGGACACAGACCTGGACCAGAAATACAACCCTGACTTCAAGGACAGATACCAGCTAGAGtcgcttctcagggagctggat GACCAGGAGAAGGCCTTGGACAAGTATGAGGCAGTGGTGAAGTCCCTGCAGACTCACAGCCTGCAGGTGCTGCCTCTGAAGTACCGCCGGGAGAGCCCGCTCAAGCCCATACCTGTGGAGGCACTCTGTGACTATGAAGGCGAGGAG GGCCAGGTTACCCGTGGAGCCCGCTACACCCTGACTAAGAACAACGGTGACGTCTGGGATGTAACAGACAACTCAGGAAACAAGATCCACGTCCCAGGGGTCTGCTTCATGATTCCTCCCACAGACCCCGAAGCGCTAGCTCTCACTGACAA CATTGCCAGTCAGTATCAGAGCGTGAAGCAGAAGACAGCCAGCAGCAAGAATGCACTACAGCAACGCTATGAAGGGCTGAAGGCTGACGGTATTGGAG ATGCTGCATCCATACAGGTGCGCCAGCTGCTAGCAGGATTAGACAAAGTCAACAGTGACCTAGACAAGCAGGAGAAGGCAATAACAGCAAACCTACGCCCCCCACTGGAGCACAACCGGGCAGTGCAGGACAGTGCTGAGCGCTCAAAGGACCTTAAG AACATCTCCAATGAGGTCCGCAGCATCGAGcctgaaaaagcaaagaagatccAGGAGTGTGAGGTCTTTATTGACACAGTGCCCAACACTGGCAATGCTGCCTTGGTGAGGAACAAGGTAGAGGACACTAAGAAGAAGTACGACCAAGTGGTCCAGCTGCTCGGTGCTGCCCAGGAAAA GGTGGATGTGTCGAATCGCCTAGAGAAGAGCCTTCAGCAAGGCAGAGACCTGCTGTCTGCATATGAAAACAAATTGGTGATAGAGGATACTGTGCCAGAGGACTTGGGAGCCCTAGATCATAAGAAAGAGGAGCTCTTG GCCATGGGCATGGAACTGCAGTCCAAGAGGTCTCTGCTTAATGAGGCAGAGCAGAATTTGCAAAAAACGAAGACATGCTCCAGCACCCTTGCCAGCCGCTTTCAGGAGCACTGCCCCGACCTCGAACGTCAGGAAGCTGAGCTCCACAAACTCAACCAGCGCTTCAACAACCTCAGCAAGCAAATTGACCACAG ATCTCAGACCCTGCAGAAAGCAAAATCATCCTATTCCACCTATCGCTCCGGCTACAATGAAGTCAACCAGTTTCTTTGTAACATTCCGAACTATGAGCCACAGGAGACGGACAACATCCAACAAGTGGAAACGAAGCTGAAGAACCAAATG ACGCTGCTGGGTGATATTGCACGAAAGGAGCAGGAGGTACAGAAAGTCTCTGCTGATGCCCAGCAGTACCAGCAGGCAGTGAAG GACTATGAACTGGAAGCAGAGAAGTTACGATCCATTCTTGACATGGAAAATGGACGGAATGGCTACATGAACAAGAGACCCAGACTCCAGTCTCCAGCTGCCAAAGTGAAAGAAGAG GAAGCAATTCTGGCTGCTaaattcactgaagttaatgctGTCAATAAACAGAGGCTGCAGAACCTGGAATTTGCCCAGAATCTCCTGAGGCAG CAGCCAGAGGTACAAGTGATGCAGGAGTCTGTCCAGACTAGCAAGTCCGAGAGGCCGCAGGAGGAAGTCTGGAAAATAATGAAAGAGCTGGATGACGAGAGTCAACGTCGACAGCAGCTAGAGGGGGAGATCAAAACCATCCAGAATGACATCCTCCATTTACAGAAACAGAAGCCCCAGGAAACTGTGCTGAAGAAGGAACTGCTGAAGAAAGTGCCTGACCCTCAGCTGGATGAGAGCTGCCAGAAAATGCATCAGAGCCTGGCAGAAGAGCAACGCAAGAACCAGGTGCTACAGGATGAGCTGGAGGCCCTAAATCTGAAACTGCGAGCCCTAGAGCatgagaggaaggaagggggccAGGAGTATATCATTAAGGAGGTCCTGCGTATTGAGCAGGACAAGGCACAAGCAGATGAAATCCTGAAATTGAAAGAAGAGCTGGAGGACCTCAAGAGGCAGGAAGGAGCCAGAGAAAATGAGGTCACCCTCCTGCGCCACCAAATCACCGTGCTATCTGATGAGAAGAACAAAGAGCAGGAGAAGGTTACTGAGAAGGAGGTGGTGAAGCTGCAGAATGAcccccagctggaggaggaattCCGGATGCTGCAGGAGAACAAGGAAAGGGAGAGCACCCTGAGGCAGAAGCAAGAGGAGGAGCTCAGCTACCTGCAGGACAAGATGAAACGGCTAGAGAAGGAGCGGGCCATTGCAGAAGGCAAGATCACAGTCAAGGAGGTGCTGAAGGTGGAGAAAGACCTGGCAACAGAGAGGGAGGTAAACGAGCTCCGACGCCAGTATGAAGACGAGAAGTCCAAGGGCCGTTCCAATGAGAGGGAGAAGACTGAGCTGCTCAGAAAGATCCAGGTCCTGGAAGCGGAGAACGCTAAGGTGGTTGTCCAAGAAAAAGTACGTGAGATAGTGCGCCCAGATCCCAAGGCTGAAAACGAAGTAGCCAACCTTCGTCTAGAGCTGGTGGAACAGGAGAGGCGATACCGAGGTGGGGAAGAGCAGCTGAAGAGCTGCCAGAATGAGCTGGCTTACCTGAGGAACAGAAGTGGCCAGGTGGAAGTGAAAGAAATTATCAAGGAGGTCATTAAGTACAAGACTGATCCTGAGACCGAGAAGGAATTGCAGAGACTCCGGGAAGAAATTGTAGACAGGACCCGAGCAATTGAGAGAGCTGATCTGGAGATCTACCAGCTGAAGCAAGAGATTAAGACCTTGAAAGACACCAAACCTCAAGTGCAGATGAAGGAAGTCGTCCAAGAGATACTGCAGTACCGGGAAGACCCCAAGACCAGGGAGGAAGTGGAGTCCCTGAGAGCTCAGCTAGCAGAGGAACAAAAGAAGCACATTGACTTGGAGAGGGAGAGGCTGCTCCAGGAGGAGAAGATTAGACAGAAAGAGGAGGAACTCTCAcaagtgaaagagaaagtagtcCAGCAGGAAGTGGTGAAGTTTGAGCAAGATCCTGCCTTGAAAGCAGAGATCAACTCCTTCTCTCAGAGCATTGAGAGTGAGCTGAAACAGATAGACTCCCTGCGGGAAGAGCTGCGCAAGCTGCAACGGAAGAGATCTGAGCTGGAGCGCCAGCTGGAGGAGCTTGAGAAAGAGAGGCATGCCCGCAGAGAGGCCGAACTTGAGGTGCAGAGGCTGAAGGTCAGGCTGAACGAGCTGGAACAGCAGGAGAGGGAGACAACAGAGAGAGTAACCGTGAAACAGAAAGTGATCCTCCAGCAAGACCCGCAGCAAGAGAAAGAACACTCTCTCCTCAAGCTGGAGCTGGAGGAAGAGAAGCACCGAAGGCAAGTCCTGCAGGCTGAGCTGGAAGCCCTGAGGAAGAAGCTCCTCACACTGGAGAAGATGGAGGTCAAGGAGAAAGTAGTCTTTTCAGAGAGCTTCCAAGTGGATAAAGGGGACACCGAATACGAGATTCAAAAGCTGAAGAGCAACCTGGAGGAGGAGAGTCGGCGTAAGAGGGAGCTGGATGCAGATATCAACCACCTCGAGGCCAAACTATCTGAGGTGGAGTTCAACAATTCCAAATCCTCCAAGGAGCTAGATTTCTTGAGGGAGGAAAACCACAAGCTCCACCTAGAAAAGCAGAATCTTCTGCTGGAAACAAGGAGGCTACAGTCTGAGATTGAGCTCACAGCAACGGAAGCTCGGGATTTACGGAACATGACCCAGACTGACAGTGGGGTGAATCTGGACTCCAGATTCCAGGCCTTGGAGAGAGAGCTGGAAGAGCTCAAGAAGTTATCCAGAGAAAAAGATGCAGAGATTGAGCAACTTCAGAACCGCCTCAAGACAGTGGCCATcaagagagaacagagagagaacCACTTGCGGCGCTCCATTGTGGTCATAGACCCCGACACCGGCAGGGAGATGTCGCCAGAGGAAGCTCATAAACTTGGCCTCATTGAATGGAGCTTGTTTGTCAAGCTGAAGAGCCAGGAATGCGACTGGGAAGAGATCTCAATAAAGGGGCCTACTGGGGAGTCCTCCGTGATCCTCGACAGGAAGTCTGGCCAAGAATTCTCCATTGAGGATGCCTTAAAGAGCGGAAAGTTAACCATGGCTCAGTATGATCGTTACCTGAACAAGGAGATGTCCATCCAGGAGCTGGCAGTACTGGTGTCTGGAAAGAAGTAG